accagtttaaatcgggtaagtttttttatccggccgtgaaaatactgccccctatccccaacaagttaaagataaacttctcattaatctaaccacattgtccgatttcaaaaaggctttacagcgaaagcaaaacattagattatgttaggagagtacatagacaaaaataatcacatagccattttccaagcaaggacatgtgtcaataaaacccaaaacacagcgaaatgaagcactaacctttgacgatcttcatcagatgaaactcctaggacattatgttacacaatacatgcattcttttgttcgataaagttcatatttatatccaaaaacagcattttacattggcgcgtgatattcagaaaatgtattcccaccaaaacgtccggtgaatgtgcacatcaatttccaaaatactcatcataaacgttgacaaaatacataaattatttaaagaattatagatagactactcctttatgcaaccgctgtgtcagattttaaaatagctttacggagaaagcaaatttttcaatattctgagttcatagctcagccatcacggcgagctattcagacaacattcaaacagttttagaaacttcagagtgttttctatccaaatctactaataatatgcatattctagtttctgggccagagtagtaacctgtttaaattgggtacgtttttcatccggccgtgaaaatactgtcccctagcccagacaggctaaggcactgcatcgcagtgatagctgtgccactagagattctgggcgGCAGGGATGTACTTGTCGCATCGCGCACTAGTGTCTCCAGTGGCAGGCCGGGTACAGTGCACGCTGAcgcggtcgccaggtgtacggtgtttcctccgacaacattggtgcagctggcttccgggttaagtggacattgtgtcaagaagcagtgcggcctctcccgagtccgtacgggagttgcagcaacgagacaagactgtaactaccaattggatacaaggaaattgaggagaaaaaggagtaaaataaaaagaaaaagagagagaatactgTTATGTTGAAAGAACGAGACCAGCTAAATTCTTTATAAACTGCTGGGGTGTTTATTAGGTACAGCTCTCCTCACATTCATAACAGGAAGCAGATACGGTGGCTCCCATAGGACAGATAATGTGAGTCAAGAGGAACACGCAACAATAATACACAAGGGCTACATAGTGAACATAACAAATGCAACTGTTTATTATTGATTCTCATGACAATACAAATGTTGCTTTACttttgtttgtaaacattgtaattgtaaacaaacactgtacgaCCTCAAAACGTGGTTAAaactaatgttgatatcatggatggtcagtccttacatCCAGAGGTCTATCTAtgcatttgagtggttacatttctccagccccatccctcagctttttaccaaatcaGTGGCAGGATGGCTGCTTCTTTTTCTAACTACGGATTTAACGCACATCGTTAAAAAACATTTGAAATTAAATCACGCTGACAAGATTTTAATGAGattgtatttacatttttcttATAATCTGTGCTGTTTTGCTCCACGGAAATATTGCATTGAGAGCCAAAACTAATCATATAGATAGCTAGAAGACTGGATGATCAAGTCCAAGACAAAATATCCTAAAATCTGCAAGGCACCCAAACTTTGTCAAATGTGAGTTCTCAGTGAAACAAAGCTTTAGGTATGTTATTTATCAGATTGTTGCATTATCAACCTTAGTGTGCATTAGTGAGCTTTGTACTCTCCCATTCCTGGTCATTATAATATAAACCGTAATGTACAATATTTGCTATCAGGCCTTTGTGCTAAAGTCAAGCATTTGATGAATTAAAAGGTACAATGTTCTCATTTGCTATGCTTTCTTTATTGATTAACAGAATGCTCAGTGTTACACAGGaatcatttaaatggtattactTTACTCAGGTTTTTCAAAATAATATCTGACTAACACAACGCAATATAATACCTGTTGCTAAAATATAATTTCTATAATTCAATTGTTAATTGATTGAATACAACATTAAAGAAAACTTTCTAAATGATCTCTGACAGTGACTTTATGACATAAAAGCTAACATTGAGTGTCAGaacaatataaaaaaaattaaacacaGATAAATTGCCATGCAAAAGCTAATATCTGGCACAATTTTGGGCTGATTCTGCCTCTCCAACTCAGGTTTTTATTTGCCATACCAGAGGAAGAGGGGCATACCATTGTTGCCAGCATTTAGATTTTTATCGATGAGGATCAAGCCGGCCTCCATATAAGGGCCAGTTACATCAGGGTTGGATGTAACAGTCAAGGCCTTGATTGGGAGAGATCCATCTTTCTTGAACCAGACCATCACTGACTGACCGCTTCTTCCCGCATTGAGGTTAACATTCACCACGGTGAAACCACTCATCTCTAGGCTGGAATCCTGATCATGGTTGACGGATGCATTCATCTCGGTGAGCCCGCCGCCCGTTGCGGTGGATTGACGGTACCAGAGGAAGATagggtttcctccagaatctctATTGAGATCTTCATCCAGCCGGATGTAGCCCCCCTTGAAAAGGTTGATGTGTTCTTGGAATGAGGTGGTGGCAGCAACGTCACAGATGTAGGTCTCACTCTTTCGCTTCAACCAGAGGGTGATGAAATCTCCTGAGTTACCGCGGTTCAGATTGCATGGTAGCCTTTCCCAGCCGAGTTTGAACTGATTGGCCTCTTCCTTCTCATTAGTGGTGAGGAAGAGATCTACAATGGGAATGTTATACTTAGGGCTTGCACCACTAGAGTACCACAGATGGATGACGTCTCCGTCTGTTCCAGAGTTGAGGTTTTCTGGGAGCTCAGTGAACCTTGCTTTTTTCAGGTCATCTTTCATTGCATCAGTGAATGAAAACTGGACTCTGGTGATGGGTTTACCATCGCCCTTTTTGTACCACATGAAAACTCTGGTGGCGGATGAAGTGCCTTTACTGAGGATAACATTTATCTTGTCATAGTCTTGGTCATGAAGCTGTTGCTCCCTTTCAGGGCTAGTGGAGATTGCAATttctgtgatgtatttagaaGCCATCTTGTGTCGTTGGAGACAAGTGTCTGTAAAGTGAGAATAAATAGTGACATTGGTCAACACCTCATGTGTAGCAAGAAACAACACACTAACTACACAAAAGACCAGGACATTTGATAAGTATAAAATATGAAGGAATTAGCGGCCAGCTTTACTAAGTATTTTCTCCAGGTGTTCTAAAGGAGATACATGGCTTGTGAAAATGATGACTTCAAGGATGCACCAAAACACCCTAAACAGATACTAAAACAGACAGTTGGGCTCGGCTGAGTCAAatgatttattataataatatatcaatgaattggtttACTGAAAAAacaacactaaaacacataatCACACATCAGGAGTGGTAACAACGCCCCCTAGAGGACAGCATTAGTCATGTATTTGTTTTCCTCTTACATCAATTATGATCCAAATTGAAGACTCTGATTCTTTGATCATCTGAATCAGGTGTTATGGTGCCAGTGGAACAAGTGAAACCCATGTATCCCACCACCACCCTGCCCTTTATAGTAACACAGACATACTCATATACACATcagcatgtctggcagacatatcagtgtggatgacggatcaccacctcaagctgaacctcggcaagacggacctgctcttcctcccggggaaggactgcccgttccatgatctcgccatcacggttgacaactcccttgtgtcctcct
This genomic stretch from Salmo salar chromosome ssa26, Ssal_v3.1, whole genome shotgun sequence harbors:
- the LOC123730782 gene encoding uncharacterized protein, encoding MASKYITEIAISTSPEREQQLHDQDYDKINVILSKGTSSATRVFMWYKKGDGKPITRVQFSFTDAMKDDLKKARFTELPENLNSGTDGDVIHLWYSSGASPKYNIPIVDLFLTTNEKEEANQFKLGWERLPCNLNRGNSGDFITLWLKRKSETYICDVAATTSFQEHINLFKGGYIRLDEDLNRDSGGNPIFLWYRQSTATGGGLTEMNASVNHDQDSSLEMSGFTVVNVNLNAGRSGQSVMVWFKKDGSLPIKALTVTSNPDVTGPYMEAGLILIDKNLNAGNNGMPLFLWYGK